Proteins from one Panthera leo isolate Ple1 chromosome D1, P.leo_Ple1_pat1.1, whole genome shotgun sequence genomic window:
- the LOC122200022 gene encoding olfactory receptor 4C11 produces the protein MQQNNSVTEFILLGLTQDPMRQKVVFVIFFIFYVGTVVGNLLIIVTIKSSRTLESPMYFFLFYLSLADSCFSTSTAPRLIVDALSAKKIISYNECMTQVFSLHLFGCMEIFVLILMAVDRYVAICKPLRYPTIMSRQACTILIVLAWIGSFIHSIAQIILALRLPFCGPNLIDHYCCDLQPLLKLACMDTYVINTLLVSNSGAICSSSFVILMISYIVILHSLRNHSAEGRKKALSTCTSHIIVVVLFFGPCIFIYTRPPTTFPMDKMVAVFYTIGTPFLNPLIYTLRNVEVKNAMRKLWHLKITSENKK, from the coding sequence ATGCAGCAAAATAACAGCGTAACTGAGTTTATACTATTAGGATTGACCCAAGATCCTATGAGACAGAAAGTGGTATTTGtaatcttcttcattttttatgtgGGAACTGTGGTAGGGAATTTGCTTATTATTGTGACCATCAAGTCCAGCCGGACACTTGAGAgccccatgtactttttcctattttacttgTCCCTTGCTGATTCCTGTTTTTCAACTTCCACAGCCCCCAGACTAATTGTGGATGCACTCTCTGcaaaaaaaatcatctcttaCAATGAGTGTATGACTCAAGTCTTTTCACTACATTTATTTGGCTGCATGGAGATCTTCGTCCTCATCCTCATGGCCGTTGATCGCTACGTGGCCATCTGTAAGCCCTTACGTTACCCAACCATCATGAGCCGTCAGGCCTGCACCATCCTGATTGTTCTTGCATGGATAGGGTCTTTTATACATTCTATAGCCCAGATTATCCTGGCCTTGAGATTGCCTTTCTGTGGACCCAATTTGATTGATCATTACTGCTGTGATTTGCAGCCCTTGCTGAAACTTGCTTGCATGGACACTTACGTGATCAACACGCTGTTGGTGTCTAACAGCGGGGCCATTTGCTCAAGCAGTTTTGTGATACTGATGATCTCATACATTGTCATCTTGCATTCACTGAGAAACCACAGtgcagaagggaggaaaaaagctCTCTCTACTTGCACTTCCCACATCATTGTAGTAGTCTTATTCTTTGGtccatgtatatttatttatacacgCCCCCCAACCACTTTCCCCATGGATAAGATGGTGGCCGTATTTTATACTATTGGGACACCATTTCTCAACCCACTCATCTACACACTGAGAAATGTAGAAGTGAAAAATGCCATGAGAAAGCTATGGCATCTCAAAATtacctcagaaaacaaaaaatga